The genomic segment GGAGATGGTAATCTGGATGTAATATCCACTGGTTACGGTGATAATGTCAGAATATCCTGGTTCGAGAATTCGGATCCCCTCCCGGGAACATGGATCGAACACGTTCTTCAGTATCGGTTCAAAGGTGGACAGGCCGTTCATGAACTGGATTTCGACGGTGACGGTGATGTCGATATACTGGGAGCTGCCGGTAATCTTTGCGGTGGTGGCGGTCTGTACGAACTGGTGCTTTGGGAGAGCATCGACGGCACGGGAGACAACTGGAGGCGGCATTCGCTGGATTCGGGAAGCTGGTACGAGTACCTTGAGGTTGCCGATATCGACGGTGATGATACTTTGGATGTGATAAGCTTCGCGTCTGTAGGCAAGATCATAGAATGGTACCGCCTTGAATACGCTGATTCAGGTCTTCTTGTGTCATCAATCCTCGATGTGCTGCAGTATCCCGACTGGCAGGAGATTCAATGGGAGGATACGGTGCCCGCGGGCTGCAGCCTTACATTCCAGGTGAAGACTTCCAACAACCCGGATGACATGGGGCAATGGTCGGATTTCATAGAGGAGCCCGGAAGTCTTGATGGATACATAGACAGCACCCACCGCTACATTCAGTACATGGTGAGAATGGAAGGTTCGGGGCAGAGATTCTTCACTCCCCCCGGACTGGACAGCGTGACCTTCTTCTGGGAATGGC from the Candidatus Aegiribacteria sp. genome contains:
- a CDS encoding T9SS type A sorting domain-containing protein, whose protein sequence is DFGPDGQIIWYENQIMSEPWPAHVVASAPQCYDLHTVDIDQDGDIDILSANWWINNELNLWENDGGTGNSWIRHKICNGIGQATSVCAGDINGDGNLDVISTGYGDNVRISWFENSDPLPGTWIEHVLQYRFKGGQAVHELDFDGDGDVDILGAAGNLCGGGGLYELVLWESIDGTGDNWRRHSLDSGSWYEYLEVADIDGDDTLDVISFASVGKIIEWYRLEYADSGLLVSSILDVLQYPDWQEIQWEDTVPAGCSLTFQVKTSNNPDDMGQWSDFIEEPGSLDGYIDSTHRYIQYMVRMEGSGQRFFTPPGLDSVTFFWEWLGIEEESGSNETCIFPVFPNPASGSVVVRFRLAESGPVTVSIYDLAGRLRALPVDGEMDPGTHEVEISGLSSGSYYVRMTAGNDIVRRVFTLAGE